Within Thermococcus celer Vu 13 = JCM 8558, the genomic segment GATGAAATGGTCCACCAAAAAAGTCTTGCCCGTTTTCCTCCTGCCGTACAGCATCTTCCACCCGGGGCCGCTTAGTTTGTCCAGTTCTATTCTTCTGGGAATTATTCTCATGGGAATAATTCCTGCTGGAATAGTTATAAAGGTTTCGGACGGGGTAACTCTACCGCAACGTACGACAAAAAGCAGGGAAAGGTAGCGGAGAGGCTCGGTAAAAGTCATCATCCCTTAGTCGAACCCCGGTTTCCTGACCTCAACCACCTCCCGGTTGACAAGCGTCGGGGGAATCTCACCGTTCTTGAAGGCTATGAGGTTTACCGCCACAAGCTCGGCCATACCCTCCCTCGCGCCGTGGGTGGCGCTCCCGATGTGAGGCGCCAGAACGACGTTCTCCATGGCAAAGAGCTCCCCGTTGTAGTAGGGCTCCTCCTCGTAGACGTCGAGGCCTGCCCCCGCGATCCATCCTTCCTTGAGGGCCTTCACGAGGGCTTTCGTGTCGACGACCTTTCCCCTCGCGATGTTCACCAGGATCGCCGTCCTCTTCATGAGCCTCAGGCGTTCCTCGTTGATCAGGTGATAAGTCTCCTCCGTCAGCGGGACGGCCAGAACCACGAAATCGCTCTCGCGCAGGAGCCCTTCCAGGGACCTGAACTCCGCTCCGAGTTCTTTCTCAGCCTCGGGCTTCCTCGTGCGTGAGTTGTAGAGTATTCTCATCCCGAAGCCCCCGGCCCTTCTGGCTATCGCCTTCCCTATCCTGCCGAGGCCGACTATCCCTATCGTCTTCCCGTAGACGTCTCTACCGAGGAACATCAGCGGATGCCAGGCAACGCCGCGCCTCTTCCACTCCCCGGAGCGGGTAAACGCGTCCGCCTCCACGAGCCTCCTCGCGGTGGCGAGGAGAAGGGCCCACGCGAAGTCCGCCGTCGCGTTGGTGAGAACGTCCGGCGTGTTGGTCACGTAGATCCCCCGCCGCGTTGCCTCCTCGACGTCTATGTTGTCGTAGCCGACGGCGTAGTTGGCCACCATCCTCAACTTCGGCGCCGAGTCCATCAGCTCCGCGTCTATCCGCTCGCTGACCATCGTGACCAGCGCATCGACGTCGCGGACCCTCTCGAGCAGAACCTCCCGCGGGATCTCGCGCTCATCCTCCCAGACCTCAACGTCGAAGTGCTCCCGCAGGAGCTCAAGGCCGTTCTCCGGAATCCTCCGCGTCACCAGAACCTTCGGTCTCATGGTACCACCCAAACAGGTTTATATATCATTTCGACGTAAATTTAAATGTCGAGGTTCACGTTGAGGTGAGGTACATGGATCAGATAAAGTTTCTGGCCGGAAGGGCCAACTGGATTAGGGGGTCGGCTCTGGCGGAGGTCATGAAGAAAGCCGCGGAGCTCAGGGCACAGGGAAGGCACCTCATAAGCCTCTCAGCGGGCGACCCGGATCCTAACCTCATACCCCGCGAGGCTCTCGGTGAGCTCGCCGGAGAGATCCTCCAGGAGATCCCCCAATCTGTGATGTACACTCCTGCAAACGGTATCCCTGAGCTGAGGGAAGAACTCTCGAGCTTCCTTAAGAAGTACGAGGGTTACACGACGGATCCGTCCGAGATAATCATCACCGTTGGAGGAACCGGCGCGATAGACCTCCTGGGAAGGGTTCTGCTTGATCCCGGCGATGTGGTCATAACCGAGAACCCGAGCTACATCAACAGCCTCCTCGCCTTCGAGCAGCTCGGAGCAAAGGTCGTCGGAATCCCTGTTGATGGGGAGGGTATGAAGGTCGAGATGCTGGAGGAAAAGCTCAGGGAGCTCGAAAACCGGGGGGAGAAGGTTAAATTCATCTACACCATCCCCACGGGACAGAACCCCCTGGGAATCACGATGAGCCTGGAGCGGAGAAAGGCCCTTCTTGATGTGGCGAAGGAACACGACCTCCTCATCGTGGAGGACTCGGCCTACAACTTCATGCGCTACGAGGGTGAGGCTAGGCCCCTAAAAGCCCTCGACGATGAAGGGCGGGTTATCGTGGTCGGGACGTTCAGCAAGATCATGGGGACGGGGTTCAGGGTCGGCTGGCTCATAGCTGGGAACGTCATAGGAAAGAAGGTTCTCATGGAGAAGTCTCCCATAGACTTCTGCGCCCCGACGATTTCCCAATACATAGCCCTTGAGTACCTCAGGCGTGGCTACTTCGAGGAGTACCACCTCAAAAGGGCACTGCCGGGATACAGGAAAAAGAGGGACGCCATGCTGAATGCCCTTAAGGATAACCTGCCGGACGCTGAGTTCACGAGACCCATAGCCGGGATGTTTATTATGCTCTTTCTCCCCGAGGGGGCCGATGGGATGGCCTTTGCCACGGAGCTTATGCAGGAAACCGGCGTCGTGGTGGTGCCAGGGAAGCCGTTTTACACGGACGGGAGCGGGGAAAACGCGCTTCGCCTGAATTTCTCCCGGCCGGAGGAGGAAGAGATACTGGAGGGCATAGAGAGGCTTGCGGCGTTCTATCGCCGGAAGTTCTGATGGCTTTTCCTTTATTCTCTCCGTCCCGGGAAACCCTCTTAAAGCTTGGGGGATAGGAGCAGGCCATGAGGGCGGGCAGGATAGGGGACGTCAGCACCGACGGCCTCGGCGTGCTAAGGGAAAACGGCCGGACCGTTTACGTGCCCTTCACCTATCCGGGTGATGTGGTGAGGGTTGAGAGAACGAAACGGCGCTTTGGCAGGGGAATCGCGACGGACTTCGAGGTTCTCGAGCCCTCCCCGTTCAGGCAAAAACCCCGGTGCCCGCACTTCGGAACCTGCGGCGGCTGTCTCTGGCAGGGGCTAAAGTACAGGGAACAGCTTCGCCTTAAGGCCGAACTCTTCGAGCGGGTAACCGGCATAAGCGCGCCCATCAGGGGCTCGCCGAGGGTCTGGGGGTTCAGGAACGTGAGCAACTTCATCGTAACGACCGCGGGAATCGGCCTCAAGGAGTACGGCAACCCCATCGGCGTGGCCGGTCTCTCCGAATGCCCCGTCTTCTCGAAGAGGACTCCGGAGTACCTCCGCGCCCTGAGGGCCTTTTTGGACGAAACCGGTTTACGGCCGTGGGATTTAAGGAAGAAGAAAGGTGATGTCCACTACCTCCAGGTCAGGGAGGGCAAGTTCACGGGCGAGGTCATGGTGAACCTCGTGGCCCATTTGAAACCGTCGGAGGACGTAGCCGGGGCGTTCCGGGACTACTTCTCCTTCGCCGACTCCCTCTACTGGAGCGTTAAAGGAGATGGGAGGGACGACCCGCGCGGGGAACCCGGGCTCATCGCCGGAAAACCTCTGGTACGCGAGAGGATCGGCGACGTCACCTACCTCGTCCACCCGAACGGCTTCTTCCAGACGAACAGCTACGCCCTCAAATCCCTCCTCCGCTCCGTCGAGGATTTCACGGACGGCGAAAGGGTTCTCGACCTCTACTCGGGCGTTGGGACCTTCGGCGTTCACCTGGCGAGGAGGGGTTTTAAGGTCGAGGGGGTCGAGGTCAACCCCTTCGCGGTCGAAATGGCAAATAAGAACGCCGAACTCAACAACGCCGAAGCGACCTTCAAGGTTGGAAGGGCCGAGGAAACTCCCCTCGGCGACTACGACACCGTAATAGTCGACCCGCCGAGGAGGGGACTGAGGGAGGCGGGGGAGCTCCTCGTGAGGAGCAACGTCGAGCGGATCGTCTACGTCTCCTGCAACCCGGAGGCCTTCAGGCGCGACTACGAGAACCACCTGAGGAAGGCCTACAGGCTCAAAGATGCGGTCCTGGTGGACATGTTCCCGCACACGCCGCACGTTGAGGCGGTCGTCCTGCTCGAAAGGGTCTAAGGGCGACCGGATGGAACAGCGAGAAAGACTAAGGGGCGTGGAAACCCGCCGAGAAATGGGGAAGAGTGGATAAACGGCGGGTCAGACCGCCTTCCAGAAGGGGTCCTTCTGGGCCTTGACCTTCGCCGTCATCTTGAGGGCCTTTATATCGGTCTCGTCCAGCTCGTCCCTCAACTGCTTGGCGAGGATGACGACGTCGTTCTTGCTCAGGTCGACGTAGAGCGTCTCACCGGGGTGGATGTGCCTGCCCACCATCGCCCCCTCGATGGCCACCGCGACGGCGTCCCCCCTCCTGGCCTCCTGGACGAAGTCCTTGCCGCTCTTGATGGACTTTATCACGCCGACCTTCTGGCCGTTCTGCTTGATGAGCGTTACTCCGGGTTTAATTCTACCCTCGACCACCTCGACGCCGACTATCGCGGGGTGGCTCCTCCTGAAGACGTAGCGCTCGTCCGGGTAGAGCCTTATGACGCCCGGGAAGGTTACCCCCTTAAGGAGCTCGCGCTTCTTCCTCTCCTCCTCAGCCTTCACCCAGGCCTCGTAGTCTTCTATCAGCTTGTAGATGACGTTGCCCGTGAACACCGGCACACCCTTGGCCTTGGCGACCTCTTGAGCGTCCTCGTTGACCTTCACGTTGAAGCCGAGGACAACGCCGTACTTGGGCTCCTCCTCGCGGACGCTCAAAGCCTCCATGACGTCCGTTTTGCTCACGTTCCCGACGTCGGCCTTCCTTATGGGTATCCCCTTCTCCTGCAGTTCCTTGCTGATGGCCTCGAGGCTCCCGAGGGTGTCGGCCTTGACTATGACGCCGACCTTCCCGGTGCTCACGACGACGCTCTCTATCTGGCTCAGTATCTCCCGCTTTGCCCTCTCGATCTCTTCCTCGTTCCTGGCCGCTATGACCGGAGAGCCCGCCAGCGCTTCATCGAGACCCGGGGCGGCTATCTTGATGCCCGCGGCCGCCACCACTTCATCCACCTGGTCGAAGCGGAACCTCGGGTCCCTTATCTCGTCAAGGGGTTTGGGCTTCAGAAGGGCACGGATTCTGGTGACTATGGCCTTATCCTTGCCTCCAACCACTATCGTGTCGTCCCTGCGGAGGGTTCCGTCGTAGACGATGACGTCTATCGTTGTCCCGAGGCCGACCTCCTCCCTGACCTCAAGGATGGTGCCCCTGGCCGGGCCCTCGACCTCTATCTTGAGCTTCTCCTCGAGGTACTTCTGGCTCAGGCCGGCGATGAGGACGAGGAGCTCGGGAACGCCTATCCCGTACTTGGCGGAGATGGGTACGATGGCGAGCTCCCTCGTGAAGTTCTGAACCCTGTCGAAGCGGTTGGCCTGGAAACCCATCTCGTAGAACTTCCCTATAAGCTCCCAGAGCTTGGTCTCGAGCTCGTTCTGCGCCCTCTGGTCCTGCTTCTTGATGTTGACGAGGAAGGGCTCGTCCTCTTTAACCTTCCAGCCCTTTATCCTGTCTATCTTGTTGGCGGCGACTATGAAGGGCGTCCTGTTCTTCCGGAGTATCTCGATGCTCTCTATCGTCTGCGGCTGGAAGCCCTCGTTGATATCAACGATTAAAACCGCGAGATCGGCCAGGCTCCCTCCCCTCGCGCGCAGGCTCGTGAAGGCCTCGTGGCCGGGGGTGTCTATGAAGAGCAGACCGGGGAGCTTTATCTCGCCCTTCCATATCTTGATGAGCGGGCCGGCCAGTTCCTTAACGACCTCTATCGGAACCTCGGTCGCGCCTATGTGCTGGGTTATTCCACCCGCTTCCTTCCCGGCGACGTTCGTCCGCCTTATGCGGTCGAGGAGCGTGGTGTTGTGGACCAGCACGCCGTTCGCGACGAAGCTGTGGGTCTCCGTCGTCAGGTCGTAGACGTAGCCGTCGTAGTTGAACTCCTCGATCTCCTCAACTGGGACAAAGATGAGGTTCTCGGCGATGTTGCGAACGTACCCAACGTCCCTCGAGTCAAACTCCCTGTTGCGCCATACCTCGAGGAGTTCCCTCCCGAGTTCGGTTGGCCTTCCGTCCTTCAGGAGACCGTCCTTCTCGAGGGCCATGAGGTAGTTGCGGTCTCCGCTCCTCCCCTCGAGCACGGCGAGCTTTCTATGGAGCGTTGGTGAACCCCTCTCAATCGCGTCGAGGATCCTCATCAGGGTCTCGTAGCTCGGGGCCTCGCTCGACTCGTACTTCGAGTAGAACGGCACGTAAGCGTTGAGCTCGGTCCGCGTAAACCCGAAGAGGAGCCTAAGCCTCTTGAGCTCCTCGTGGATGGGATAAACCTCGCTCTTCCTGCTTCTCTCGATTATCTTTCCAAGGTCCTCCGCCTTCTTCTCGACGGTGAATCCGATGAAACGCTCGAAGGCCCTCAGGTTCCTCCTGCCGGAGATCACGAGGGTCGTGTAGTCGGAACGGTAGAGCTTTGAGACTATGCCGAACCTCAGTAAGAGGAGCGAGAGGCCCTCTATGAACTCCCTCGAGGCGCTTGTAGCCTCTATTCTAACGCTCCCCGTGTTAACGTACCCGTCCGTGTCGAAGTACCCC encodes:
- the gyaR gene encoding glyoxylate reductase, yielding MRPKVLVTRRIPENGLELLREHFDVEVWEDEREIPREVLLERVRDVDALVTMVSERIDAELMDSAPKLRMVANYAVGYDNIDVEEATRRGIYVTNTPDVLTNATADFAWALLLATARRLVEADAFTRSGEWKRRGVAWHPLMFLGRDVYGKTIGIVGLGRIGKAIARRAGGFGMRILYNSRTRKPEAEKELGAEFRSLEGLLRESDFVVLAVPLTEETYHLINEERLRLMKRTAILVNIARGKVVDTKALVKALKEGWIAGAGLDVYEEEPYYNGELFAMENVVLAPHIGSATHGAREGMAELVAVNLIAFKNGEIPPTLVNREVVEVRKPGFD
- a CDS encoding aminotransferase-like domain-containing protein, with the translated sequence MDQIKFLAGRANWIRGSALAEVMKKAAELRAQGRHLISLSAGDPDPNLIPREALGELAGEILQEIPQSVMYTPANGIPELREELSSFLKKYEGYTTDPSEIIITVGGTGAIDLLGRVLLDPGDVVITENPSYINSLLAFEQLGAKVVGIPVDGEGMKVEMLEEKLRELENRGEKVKFIYTIPTGQNPLGITMSLERRKALLDVAKEHDLLIVEDSAYNFMRYEGEARPLKALDDEGRVIVVGTFSKIMGTGFRVGWLIAGNVIGKKVLMEKSPIDFCAPTISQYIALEYLRRGYFEEYHLKRALPGYRKKRDAMLNALKDNLPDAEFTRPIAGMFIMLFLPEGADGMAFATELMQETGVVVVPGKPFYTDGSGENALRLNFSRPEEEEILEGIERLAAFYRRKF
- the rlmD gene encoding 23S rRNA (uracil(1939)-C(5))-methyltransferase RlmD; translation: MRAGRIGDVSTDGLGVLRENGRTVYVPFTYPGDVVRVERTKRRFGRGIATDFEVLEPSPFRQKPRCPHFGTCGGCLWQGLKYREQLRLKAELFERVTGISAPIRGSPRVWGFRNVSNFIVTTAGIGLKEYGNPIGVAGLSECPVFSKRTPEYLRALRAFLDETGLRPWDLRKKKGDVHYLQVREGKFTGEVMVNLVAHLKPSEDVAGAFRDYFSFADSLYWSVKGDGRDDPRGEPGLIAGKPLVRERIGDVTYLVHPNGFFQTNSYALKSLLRSVEDFTDGERVLDLYSGVGTFGVHLARRGFKVEGVEVNPFAVEMANKNAELNNAEATFKVGRAEETPLGDYDTVIVDPPRRGLREAGELLVRSNVERIVYVSCNPEAFRRDYENHLRKAYRLKDAVLVDMFPHTPHVEAVVLLERV
- the infB gene encoding intein-containing translation initiation factor aIF-2, coding for MKRIRQPIIAVLGHVDHGKCLMPDERVLLPGIGSVELEKLFERSGEVVHRDSEKEIRRLELPVPGAVSSGEIGIVQGTHVWRLRHRGKMLRVKLRNWHSVSVTPEHPFLTTRGWVRADELKPGDYIAVPRKIPDTAGDFEGFVRRKLAVEELIARLNPEHLEELREHFKGARDYKVRRNVFRVKDIEGFNLWDRVERIAFTPRVHRSGKPLYYIRLPKTDEEWKSLFYFAGVMFGDGSQGKIANNDVEVFERLRRIESLGVELKRVRRTTSWEIEIRKGGNALIRLLHILFDYPEKQKAKNIRVPEVLFVAPREYVAEFIRGYFDTDGYVNTGSVRIEATSASREFIEGLSLLLLRFGIVSKLYRSDYTTLVISGRRNLRAFERFIGFTVEKKAEDLGKIIERSRKSEVYPIHEELKRLRLLFGFTRTELNAYVPFYSKYESSEAPSYETLMRILDAIERGSPTLHRKLAVLEGRSGDRNYLMALEKDGLLKDGRPTELGRELLEVWRNREFDSRDVGYVRNIAENLIFVPVEEIEEFNYDGYVYDLTTETHSFVANGVLVHNTTLLDRIRRTNVAGKEAGGITQHIGATEVPIEVVKELAGPLIKIWKGEIKLPGLLFIDTPGHEAFTSLRARGGSLADLAVLIVDINEGFQPQTIESIEILRKNRTPFIVAANKIDRIKGWKVKEDEPFLVNIKKQDQRAQNELETKLWELIGKFYEMGFQANRFDRVQNFTRELAIVPISAKYGIGVPELLVLIAGLSQKYLEEKLKIEVEGPARGTILEVREEVGLGTTIDVIVYDGTLRRDDTIVVGGKDKAIVTRIRALLKPKPLDEIRDPRFRFDQVDEVVAAAGIKIAAPGLDEALAGSPVIAARNEEEIERAKREILSQIESVVVSTGKVGVIVKADTLGSLEAISKELQEKGIPIRKADVGNVSKTDVMEALSVREEEPKYGVVLGFNVKVNEDAQEVAKAKGVPVFTGNVIYKLIEDYEAWVKAEEERKKRELLKGVTFPGVIRLYPDERYVFRRSHPAIVGVEVVEGRIKPGVTLIKQNGQKVGVIKSIKSGKDFVQEARRGDAVAVAIEGAMVGRHIHPGETLYVDLSKNDVVILAKQLRDELDETDIKALKMTAKVKAQKDPFWKAV